The following proteins come from a genomic window of Diprion similis isolate iyDipSimi1 chromosome 8, iyDipSimi1.1, whole genome shotgun sequence:
- the LOC124409894 gene encoding importin-13 — MDRALTVEEAVKRFYATGTSETHSWLLQIQASFEAWSFVWDLIEPTKSWEVQCFGATTLYSKLTKQWDQVPKNEYLVLKDRLLDCIKNTEAPILVLSKLCQALAVVLINIQASEEGRKDDKSLVEDVVSSLSCDTPLMLDLLLRVLSALPVEFENCHGTTRTKIRQGLIASWQRVALLLLDVFSNLDHGVAGRNDQKIFLLALECALSWLKLGEIPLEATSHLFKHFLQAALHYAPRREIDLEASSGWEVVQECLNLTLRNPDLISRPVLLWEWTEGLIWSMRQECGQAFYDILGTFGNAHSRTFLLALSGEGDEKKKWAAKELVELLLECSELPGRYPTDERSSCIPFGFWYSLQDDFYILDPPVETRALLALKPVYARLAQALLRKATLPLTAAEAGDEDDRELLRCYRQDAADTLTCCYNVLGVELLELLGQRLSQPQNNFEEWNQVESTLHAFKALSNSIESQERRYIPPLLHIVLSEIPYHRYPGEVLSSACMAISAYAEWIGEHADPWLEGCLRLISLGLAQGPVTATSASMALKDLARECGPHLAPLAPSVLETIGCTLPNVPPGGCVGLRLMFAAGKLLNSLPSTDLQLQHLDSTLGPCVRRLHELLQLPPSKARNSVVNQLKMATTLFSTLEGHVGKAVLDGLVPLFNQIVTDNEWGKDYMTLEAMHICVQRSLSSLPHPKAEARPILLLLTTSYKTTPHPAALNLLRQLILLLARDSCSIVAPVFAELNGYTLNGVAAIQAAGGNLSDLSDLLQAYLVLLAQICKKTSRLLLAIPQQIPETLRCGIACLSLPEVGIAKAAGSFLSHAIGQCPHLKTFIETFGQELVCTILRCVGGEVARCSLEPHAEVLLVLCTYYNEWTTRWLRVALSNASSPPVSQERKDMFIRDVLRVRRSKERLCNILKDFGLVCRQSTPGL, encoded by the exons ATGGATCGTGCGCTCACGGTGGAAGAGGCTGTAAAGCGATTTTACGCTACTGGAACCAGTGAAACTCATTCGTGGCTCTTACAGATACAGGCATCTTTCGAGGCTTGGAGTTTTGTTTGGGACTTGATCGAACCAACCAAg AGCTGGGAAGTACAATGTTTTGGCGCAACAACCCTCTACTCAAAACTTACTAAACAATGGGATCAGGTTCCAAAAAACGAATACCTGGTATTGAAGGATCGCCTGCTTGATTGCATCAAAAACACAGAAGCCCCGATATTAGTGCTTTCCAAACTGTGCCAAGCG CTGGCCGTGGTTCTCATTAATATTCAAGCATCggaggaaggaagaaaagatGATAAAAGCTTGGTTGAAGATGTAGTCAGCAGTTTGTCTTGTGATACTCCTTTAATGTTGGATCTCCTACTACGAGTTCTTTCCGCACTTCCTGTAGAG tttgaaaattgtcacGGTACGACAAGGACAAAGATTAGGCAAGGACTCATAGCCAGTTGGCAAAGAGTTGCCCTGCTACTTCTAGATGTATTTTCCAACTTGGATCACGGTGTAGCTGGGAGGAACGACCAAAAGATATTTCTCCTTGCACTGGAATGCGCATTGTCTTGGTTGAAACTGGGTGAGATTCCTCTCGAAGCAACGAGTCATTTATTCAAGCATTTTCTACAAGCTGCCTTACATTATGCACCACGGAG GGAAATTGATCTGGAAGCCAGTAGTGGATGGGAGGTTGTTCAAGAATGTTTAAATTTGACACTGAGAAACCCGGATTTAATCAGTAGGCCTGTTTTGTTGTGGGAATGGACTGAGGGGTTGATATGGTCGATGCGTCAGGAATGCGGTCAAGCTTTCTATGATATACTTGGAACATTTGGTAATGCGCACAGTAGGACGTTTCTCTTGGCGTTGAGCGGAGAAggtgacgaaaaaaagaaatgggcTGCAAAGGAGCTGGTTGAGCTGTTACTAGAATGTTCAGAGCTGCCTGGTCGATATCCCACGGATGAAAGAAGCAGCTGTATACCATTTGGGTTCTGGTACAGTTTGCAGGACGACTTCTACATCCTGGATCCACCGGTTGAAACTCGGGCATTGCTGGCTTTGAAACCGGTATACGCCCGTCTCGCCCAGGCTTTATTGCGTAAAGCTACGCTTCCGTTGACAGCGGCGGAAGCCGGGGACGAAGACGACAGAGAGCTTCTCAGATGTTACCGACAAGATGCCGCCGATACACTGACCTGCTGCTACAACGTACTGGGCGTGGAACTGCTAGAGCTACTAGGTCAGAGGCTGAGTCAACCTCAGAATAATTTCGAAGAATGGAATCAAGTTGAATCCACACTGCATGCTTTCAAAGCTTTGTCGAACAGCATCGAGTCTCAGGAGAGGCGCTATATACCTCCTCTCCTCCACATTGTCTTGTCAGAAATACCCTATCACAGATATCCCGGCGAAGTACTTTCTAGTGCTTGTATGGCGATCAGTGCTTATGCAGAATGGATAGGAGAGCATGCCGACCCTTGGCTGGAAGGCTGCTTAAGACTAATCTCTTTGGGATTAGCTCAGGGTCCCGTTACCGCTACGTCAGCTAGCATGGCGTTAAAAGACTTGGCTCGAGAATGCGGCCCGCACCTAGCGCCGTTGGCTCCTTCGGTACTCGAAACTATTGGGTGCACATTGCCTAACGTACCACCGGGGGGTTGCGTAGGTCTTCGATTAATGTTTGCTGCTGGGAAATTGTTGAACTCGTTACCTTCAACGGATCTTCAATTACAACATCTTGATTCTACCCTTGGTCCCTGCGTGAGGCGATTGCACGAGTTATTACAGCTGCCACCGTCCAAGGCTCGAAATTCCGTTGTTAATCAATTGAAAATGGCGACAACCTTGTTCTCGACATTGGAGGGACATGTCGGTAAAGCAGTGCTAGACGGGTTGGTGCCGTTATTCAATCAGATTGTTACAGACAACGAATGGGGAAAAGATTACATGACTCTGGAAGCTATGCACATTTGTGTGCAAAGATCGTTGTCATCCCTCCCTCACCCGAAAGCTGAGGCACGCCCTATACTATTGCTACTCACTACCTCTTACAAGACGACACCTCACCCGGCGGCTCTAAATTTATTACGTcagttaattttattattagccAGAGATTCTTGCAGCATCGTCGCACCAGTTTTTGCTGAATTAAACGGTTACACTTTAAATGGAGTTGCCGCAATCCAAGCAGCTGGAGGTAACTTGTCTGATCTGTCGGATTTGCTGCAGGCGTATCTTGTTCTGCTTGCgcaaatatgcaaaaaaactTCTCGATTGCTACTCGCCATCCCGCAACAAATTCCTGAAACCTTACGATGCG GAATTGCATGCTTGTCTCTTCCTGAGGTGGGAATCGCCAAGGCTGCAGGGAGTTTTCTTAGTCATGCGATTGGACAATGCCCACATTTAAAAACGTTCATCGAGACCTTTGGTCAGGAGCTAGTTTGTACGATTCTACGTTGCGTTG GTGGAGAAGTCGCACGCTGTAGCCTGGAGCCTCACGCAGAAGTTCTTCTAgtattatgtacatattacAACGAATGGACTACCCGGTGGCTTCGAGTGGCTTTATCGAATGCAAGCTCACCTCCAGTTAGCCAAGAACGAAAGGATATGTTCATACGGGATGTGTTGCGCGTTCGTCGCAGTAAAGAACGCCTATGCAACATACTGAAAGACTTTGGTTTGGTTTGTCGCCAATCGACTCCTGGATTGTGA